From a region of the Pelorhabdus rhamnosifermentans genome:
- a CDS encoding spore maturation protein: MVRMLEMLSVWIIPLLLFAIPLIGLLRRVKIYEAFAEGAAEGFQTAIRIMPYLVAMMVAINIFRSSGAMDALANFLSPVCDQLGIPQDIVPLAIMRPLSGSGSLGLTTEIIHTFGPDSFIGKLASVIIGSTDTTFYILTVYFGAVGIVNPRYSLFVGLCGDLIGLFASIYICQSVFN, from the coding sequence ATGGTGCGTATGCTTGAAATGCTTTCTGTTTGGATTATTCCGCTGCTATTATTTGCTATTCCACTCATTGGTCTATTGCGTCGAGTGAAAATCTATGAAGCCTTTGCCGAAGGGGCTGCCGAAGGATTTCAGACGGCTATTCGTATTATGCCCTACCTTGTAGCCATGATGGTTGCGATTAACATTTTTCGATCATCTGGTGCCATGGATGCTTTAGCAAATTTTTTATCGCCAGTCTGTGATCAGCTTGGCATTCCCCAGGACATTGTGCCTCTTGCCATAATGAGGCCGCTATCTGGCAGTGGTTCACTTGGGCTCACGACGGAAATTATTCATACCTTTGGACCGGATTCTTTTATTGGTAAATTGGCTTCAGTGATTATTGGGAGTACAGATACGACTTTTTATATTTTAACCGTTTATTTTGGGGCAGTGGGCATTGTAAACCCCAGGTATTCGCTTTTTGTAGGATTGTGTGGCGATTTAATTGGTTTGTTTGCGTCAATATATATATGTCAAAGCGTGTTTAATTAA
- a CDS encoding FAD-dependent oxidoreductase: MIKVVVIGGGWAGCAAALAAAKAGANVVLLERTDMLLGTGLVGGIFRNNGRYTAAEEAIAMGGGDLFATMDANARHHNIRFPGHEHASLYDVATIEPAIKKVLQDYGIDIHSKARVTDVQKHGKKMISVTVNNKEIFLGDVFVDATGSAGPMGNCLTYGNGCAMCILRCPTFGPRVSVTHKCEIKEIYPIKADGTYGAMSGSCKLNKESLSSALREKLDKEGVVVLPLPEKIRKKGILGKKACSQYALAAFAENLVLLDTGHAKMMTPFFPLADLRTIPGLEQARYEDPYAGGEGNSMRYLGIAPNNNILQVTGMDNLFCAGEKSGLLVGHTEAIVTGLLSGHNAVGL; the protein is encoded by the coding sequence ATGATTAAAGTAGTTGTTATCGGTGGTGGCTGGGCAGGCTGCGCTGCTGCACTTGCGGCAGCAAAAGCAGGAGCCAATGTTGTTTTGCTGGAAAGAACGGACATGCTGCTTGGAACGGGCTTGGTTGGCGGTATTTTTCGTAATAACGGCAGGTATACAGCTGCTGAGGAAGCGATTGCCATGGGAGGCGGCGATTTATTTGCTACCATGGATGCAAATGCTCGTCATCACAATATTCGCTTTCCAGGCCATGAACATGCTTCACTTTATGATGTAGCCACCATTGAGCCGGCGATTAAAAAAGTTTTGCAGGACTATGGTATTGACATTCATAGCAAGGCGCGGGTGACAGATGTGCAAAAACACGGCAAGAAAATGATCAGTGTGACTGTGAATAACAAGGAAATATTTCTCGGCGATGTTTTTGTTGATGCCACCGGCTCTGCTGGTCCTATGGGAAATTGTTTAACTTATGGCAATGGTTGTGCCATGTGTATTTTGCGTTGTCCTACATTTGGTCCGCGTGTGAGTGTTACTCATAAATGTGAAATTAAAGAAATTTATCCAATCAAGGCAGATGGAACCTACGGTGCGATGAGTGGTTCTTGTAAGTTAAATAAGGAATCGCTGAGTTCAGCGCTTCGTGAGAAACTTGACAAGGAGGGTGTTGTTGTTCTTCCTTTACCTGAAAAAATCAGAAAAAAAGGCATACTGGGAAAAAAAGCCTGCTCACAATATGCCTTAGCTGCTTTTGCCGAAAATTTAGTGCTGCTTGATACGGGCCATGCTAAAATGATGACACCCTTTTTTCCGTTAGCTGATTTGCGGACTATTCCTGGCTTGGAACAAGCAAGATATGAAGACCCTTATGCAGGCGGTGAGGGAAATTCCATGCGTTATCTGGGAATTGCACCGAATAATAATATTTTGCAAGTTACAGGGATGGATAATTTGTTCTGTGCTGGTGAAAAAAGCGGTTTGCTTGTCGGTCATACTGAAGCGATTGTTACTGGACTTTTAAGCGGACATAATGCAGTAGGGTTATAA
- a CDS encoding D-alanyl-D-alanine carboxypeptidase family protein — protein sequence MRSKAITFIAAVLFIVTPAAMGATAPLDVTAKSAIVIEAATGKVLYEKNANDRRYPASTTKIMTLITALEMGNMNDVVTASKAASTTEGSSLWLTEGESLSMLDMLYGIMLVSGNDATVAVAEHLAGSVPAFAQLMTDKAQAIGANHTHFTNSSGLPDVNHYTTAADMAKITAYGYQLPLFATIVSTKEKIMPWQGQQHPRDLFNENRMLWLYDGANGAKTGYTEDAGRCLVSAAKRDGVQLIAVVFDSERMWDDSIAMLNYSFKQIHSQPIIQQGDILKTVKVVDGKDKAVLPLYAQDGVVIPVSGDDEGDFTTVVDVPDKVNAPIEEGQTVGQVKVLYQNKEVGSTNLVAHDSVEKKSLFKSLWSSVQSLVSYMLRNFA from the coding sequence ATGAGATCAAAAGCGATAACTTTTATTGCTGCGGTTTTATTTATAGTAACGCCAGCGGCGATGGGTGCTACAGCACCGCTCGATGTAACAGCAAAATCAGCTATTGTGATTGAAGCAGCTACAGGAAAAGTATTATATGAAAAGAATGCCAATGATAGACGTTATCCAGCGAGCACAACAAAGATTATGACTCTTATTACTGCGCTGGAAATGGGTAATATGAATGATGTAGTAACAGCAAGCAAAGCCGCATCGACAACAGAAGGATCCTCCTTATGGTTGACAGAGGGCGAATCTCTATCCATGCTTGATATGCTGTATGGCATTATGCTTGTTTCAGGTAACGATGCCACAGTTGCTGTTGCTGAACATCTTGCGGGTTCGGTACCCGCCTTTGCTCAGCTTATGACGGATAAGGCTCAGGCGATTGGCGCTAATCATACCCATTTTACAAATTCCAGTGGGCTTCCTGATGTTAACCATTATACTACAGCAGCAGATATGGCGAAGATTACTGCTTACGGTTATCAGCTGCCGCTCTTTGCTACGATTGTTTCTACGAAAGAAAAGATTATGCCTTGGCAAGGACAACAGCATCCTCGCGATTTATTTAATGAAAACCGAATGCTCTGGCTTTATGACGGGGCTAATGGCGCAAAAACAGGTTATACAGAAGATGCGGGGCGCTGTCTAGTCTCGGCTGCCAAGCGTGATGGTGTACAGCTTATTGCTGTTGTATTTGACAGTGAGCGTATGTGGGATGATTCTATTGCCATGCTCAACTATAGCTTTAAGCAGATCCATTCGCAGCCGATTATTCAGCAGGGGGATATTTTGAAAACTGTAAAAGTTGTAGATGGCAAAGACAAGGCTGTCCTGCCTCTTTATGCACAAGATGGCGTCGTCATTCCAGTATCAGGTGATGATGAAGGGGATTTTACAACTGTGGTGGATGTGCCTGACAAAGTCAATGCTCCGATTGAGGAAGGTCAAACAGTAGGACAGGTAAAAGTGCTTTACCAAAATAAAGAAGTAGGAAGTACTAATTTGGTTGCTCATGATTCTGTTGAAAAAAAATCTCTCTTTAAGTCGCTATGGAGTTCTGTACAGTCCCTTGTTTCCTATATGTTACGCAATTTTGCTTAG
- a CDS encoding recombinase family protein — protein MLAGAYLRVSTEEQVEHGLSLAAQKSRLLAYCHSQNWDIYDFYSDDGYSGKNLHRPAIQRLISDCEGKKLQAVVVLKLDRLSRKQRDVLYLLEDVLDKNKIGFKSVTEPFDTTTPFGKAAIGMMAVFAQLERETIVERIRIAKQEAAKQGRYLGGPIAYGYHYDPIEKTIAVMTDEATVVRRIFNDYLKELKGYQVIATELNEQKIPPPRTATQWERGTIRCLLNNAFYAGYIEHSGIFYQGKHPPLISLQQWEVLQQLRNNKKIVTANRRPKTSDNLLTGIIYCGECGARVRYKKINKSRQDLSARNAYYVCYSVDGNKEMRKVAHCPCGHKRASIIENHVIKSLLQFCFKPQLCDKIAQERGISNKEILEMIKFFPEIWQEATPIEKQGILHNLIQRVRIFQDNHIEIDFIDS, from the coding sequence ATGTTGGCAGGCGCTTATTTACGTGTAAGCACAGAAGAACAAGTCGAACACGGTCTATCTCTTGCCGCGCAAAAATCTCGGCTTCTTGCTTACTGTCACTCACAAAACTGGGACATTTATGATTTTTATTCCGATGATGGCTATTCAGGCAAAAATCTACATCGACCCGCCATCCAACGATTAATTAGCGATTGTGAAGGCAAAAAACTACAAGCTGTCGTCGTTTTAAAGCTTGATCGGCTCTCACGCAAACAACGCGATGTACTTTATTTACTTGAAGATGTTCTAGACAAAAACAAGATTGGTTTTAAATCTGTCACAGAGCCATTTGATACTACCACCCCCTTTGGCAAGGCCGCCATCGGCATGATGGCTGTATTTGCACAATTAGAACGCGAAACAATTGTTGAGCGCATCCGCATTGCCAAGCAGGAAGCAGCTAAACAAGGCCGTTATCTTGGCGGCCCCATTGCCTATGGCTACCACTATGACCCCATTGAGAAAACCATCGCTGTCATGACTGATGAAGCAACTGTTGTCCGGAGAATTTTCAATGATTATTTGAAAGAACTAAAAGGTTATCAAGTCATTGCAACAGAATTAAACGAACAAAAAATTCCTCCGCCTCGAACAGCGACACAATGGGAACGAGGAACCATCCGCTGTCTACTGAATAATGCCTTTTATGCTGGCTATATTGAACATAGCGGTATTTTCTATCAGGGAAAACATCCGCCCCTTATTTCGCTTCAGCAATGGGAAGTACTCCAACAATTGCGCAACAACAAAAAAATAGTAACTGCAAATAGACGGCCCAAAACAAGTGACAATTTGTTAACAGGCATCATTTACTGCGGTGAATGCGGAGCTAGAGTCCGTTACAAAAAAATTAACAAAAGCCGACAAGACTTGTCGGCTCGAAATGCCTACTATGTTTGTTATTCCGTTGATGGCAACAAGGAAATGAGAAAGGTCGCCCATTGCCCCTGCGGGCATAAACGTGCCTCAATCATTGAAAATCATGTTATAAAATCACTCCTGCAATTTTGTTTCAAACCGCAATTATGTGATAAAATAGCGCAAGAAAGAGGTATTTCCAATAAAGAAATCCTGGAAATGATAAAATTTTTTCCTGAAATTTGGCAAGAAGCAACACCGATTGAAAAACAAGGCATCTTACACAATCTTATTCAAAGGGTCCGCATCTTCCAAGATAATCATATTGAAATAGATTTTATTGATTCTTGA
- a CDS encoding nucleoside recognition domain-containing protein translates to MINAIWFLLIACGICYAGWQGNIEVVTSSAISGAEAAVTLAFKLIGVMCLWLGMMKVAEAAGIVRAFSKALSPFICRLFPTVPKNHPALGAIVMMMSANMFGLGNAVTPLGIKAMQELQKLNPHKKTASADMCTLLAICTTGFTIVPATIIAIRSAAGSESPAEIVGITLLVSLTATVSTLTIDRLIRLFGQSGSRR, encoded by the coding sequence GTGATTAATGCCATTTGGTTTTTGTTAATTGCCTGCGGTATTTGTTATGCAGGGTGGCAGGGCAATATTGAAGTGGTTACGAGCAGCGCCATTAGTGGTGCTGAAGCGGCTGTTACGTTAGCTTTTAAACTGATCGGTGTTATGTGTTTATGGCTGGGCATGATGAAAGTGGCTGAGGCAGCTGGTATTGTACGTGCTTTTTCAAAAGCCTTGTCTCCCTTTATTTGTCGGCTCTTTCCGACAGTTCCGAAGAATCATCCGGCTTTAGGTGCTATTGTCATGATGATGAGTGCCAACATGTTTGGCTTGGGTAATGCTGTCACGCCTCTTGGGATCAAGGCCATGCAGGAATTACAGAAATTGAATCCTCATAAAAAAACGGCCTCTGCTGATATGTGTACGTTACTTGCCATTTGTACAACAGGCTTTACCATTGTTCCTGCTACGATTATTGCCATCCGTTCGGCCGCTGGTTCGGAAAGTCCGGCTGAAATTGTCGGCATTACTTTACTTGTCAGTTTGACGGCTACTGTAAGTACCTTGACGATTGACCGCCTTATTCGCCTGTTTGGGCAGAGTGGCTCGAGGAGGTAG